The Chryseobacterium oranimense genome contains the following window.
TTGATTTCAGTACGCCGCCCAGCGGTTATTCACTCTGGAATATCCAGACAGGAATCAATATCAGCAAAAATCTTTCTGCAGGACTTATCGTGAACAATATTTTCAACACTTCGTACAGAGAATATCTGAACCGTTTGAGATTCTTTGCAGATGAGGCAGGAAGAAACTTTATTTTAAACTTTAGATACAGATTCTAAAGATTTCAGAACAATTAAATTTTACAACTTTAAAATTCTTACAATGAACAAATTATTCAATACTAAAAATATTTTCAGATTATTAGCGCTTTTATTCATCACAGTTACAGTTATTTCGTGCCAGAGAGACGGTTCGGTGGCAGAAGATGACCTTCCTCAGGAAGAGCTTACCAATATTATTTTACTGGTAAAAGAAGATACTCCGGGATCTACGGCTATCGAGTATAATTACAGTATCGGGGCAGGAGGAATTCCTACCATTCCTTTGAAAGACGGGAAATCTTATACCGTTGAAGCGAAATTCAGAAACGGAAATGAAGATGCTACAGGAGAAATTATTGATGCTAAAAATGAGCACTTCCTTATTTTTGACTTTCCAAAATCCAAAATCAACATTACAAGACTGGATGGTAATGACTTGAGAAACGACGGCAAAAGAGTAGGATTAAAAACAAAATGGGATGTAGTACAGGCCGTTGACGGAACTTCTCCTTTCCTGAAACTGACTCTGATCCATTCACCTGAAAGTGTCAATGATGCTAAAGCAGGAACAGCCTGGGGAAGCGTTGTAGGTGGAGAAACAGATGCTGAAGCTACCTATAATTTAAGCAATTAAAATAGTTGATGTGAACAGTAAAACCGCTGAAATATTCAGCGGTTTTATATTTATATACATTTGAGTACTAAGAATTGATGAGAAGTGGGTGATTCTCATAAAAATTTCATATTTTTGCAACCTAAAATTTTAATCAATAATGAAGGTTACCGCACAAAACCATGATGACGTAAGTGCATTACTTACAGTGACATTGGAAAAATCTGACTACAAAGAAAAAGTAGAAAAGCAGTTGATTAATTATGCTAAAAATGCGCAAGTTCCTGGTTTCAGAAAAGGGAAAGTGCCTTTGAGTATGGTTAAAAAACAATATGAAGCAGGTATTGCATTCGAAGAAATCAACAAACAGGTTTCTGACGCATTGAACAACTATGTTAACGAAAACAAATTAAGATTAGTTGGTCAGCCTGTTCCTCAGCCAGTAAACGAACTAGATTACAACGCTGACAAAATTGAAGTTGCTTTCGAGGTAGGATATGAGCCTGAATTCACTATAGATTTAGCTAAATATGAAGCACCTCATTATAAAGTAGAAGCTTCTGACAAAGAAATCACGAAGAGCATTGAGAACATGCAGAGACGTTTTGCAGAGCAGGTTCCTCAGGATAAAATCACTAAAGATTCTTATATAGCTTTGGAAATTTCTCAGGTTGTAGAAGAAGATGCTGAAGGAGAACACCACCACCATCCGAAGAACGTTACCATTACTGCTGAAAACAAAGAGGCTTTCAAATTGGTAAAATCTTTAAAAATGGACGGTTCTGTAAAAGTATCTAAAGAAACTCTTGCAGGTGATGAAGAACTGGCTAAAGAATTAGGTTTCTCTAAAGAAGAAGTTGAGCACTTACACCACGCTGAAGTAGAAGTTAAAGTAAAAGATTTCTATTCATTGAACCTGGCTGAGCTTAATCAGGAATTATTCGACAAAGTATACGGCGAAGGAACAATCAAATCTGAAGAAGAGCTTAAAGAAAAAGTAAAATCAGAATTGGATGAGTACTTCCAGCAGAATGCTGATGTTCACTATGTGAATAAAGTATTGGAGCAGGTTACTGAAAAAGAAGAAGTAAAACTTCCTGAAAATTTCCTTGTAAAATGGTTATTGTTCTCTAACCAGAATATCCAGTCTGAAGAGCAGGCTAAAGAAATTCTTAATGCAGAGAAGAGTCAGCTAAGATACCAGATCATTGAAGGTAAATTAATGACGGATAACGAGATTAAATTAGACTATGCTGATGTATTGGCACAGGCTGAGCAGTTGGTAAGAAACCAGTTGGCAATCTACGGAATCCACCACCTAGGCGACGAAGAAATCCAGAAATATGCTGTTGAAATGTTGAAAGATCAGGAGCAGGTAAGACAAATTTCTTCTGAAGTAGCTATGGCTAAACTGAAAGATGTAATTCTTGAAAAAGCGTCTAAAAAAGAAACTAAAATTTCTCACGACGAGTTTTTAGAAGAACTTAAGAAATAATTTATTCCGATATAAATATTTGAAACCTCCGAGCGATCGGAGGTTTTGTTTTTCGGGATATTCTTAAAAAATCTTAATGGATTAGGGCCGGAATCATCGGGTATTTCCACATAAATTCACTGCGTTTATTTTCTTGTGGTCATTATTCATATATTTACACCTTAAATTTATTATATATAGATATGAAAAAGATCATCATTCCGTTTTTCTGTGCCGTACTGTTCTCAGTTCCGGCAACAGCTCAGAAAACCAGTGCAGCTCCCGCAAAGACGGAAGTCGTAAAATCTAAACTTACACCAAAAGATGTTGTAGATAACTACTTTAAAGCTTTAGGAGGTAAAAGTAAACTGGAAGCAGTAAAGTCTACAATTATTGATAATACACTTAATGTTCAGGGTATGGATATCACCATGAGCACCATGAAGCAGGGCAATAAATTTAAGTCCGTGCAAACTGCTATGGGCCAGAAAGTTTCCCAGGTATTTGACGGTGAAAAAGGATACATAGACAGAGCAGGCCAGAAAACCGATTTCCCGGCGGATAATATCGCTGAACTTAAAAAAGGAACTACTATTGAAGCATTGGCTTTTAATCCTTCCAATTTTAAAGATGTAACAACAGAAAAGTTAGATGCCAAAGACTATAATGTATTGTCTTCGGACAAAGGAAAATTTTACTTTGATGCTGCTACCGGACTTTTATACAAATCTTCTGCAGGAGAAGGAAGTGTTACCGTGAAAAACTATATGACGGTGGAAGACATAAAATTCCCTTCCGAAGTGGATCTTGAAGGAAAAGGTCAGAAAATGACGATAAAAACAACTAAGATTGTTCTCAACAAAGGAGTTTCTGATGCCGATTTCAAATAAAAATTGATATTTTTAAAGTTTAAAAGCCGGATATTTTCCGGCTTTTTTTATAGTGAAATAACTTTAACTCAACTTTAACTATAATGTGAAGTTCACTACCTATTCAAGTGATAAATGGTTAATAAAAAACCGCAGATCAATCTGCGGTTTTATTTAAGAGCCATAAGCGGCTTTCCATTCATCGGCAGCTTCGCACAGAACATTGTAAAAATCTTCGCCGTACTTCCTGGTCAGCGGAGTTTTCAGGAATTTGTAGACAGGAACCTGCAGCTCTTTTCCAAGCGTACAGGCATCGCTGCACACACTCCACTCGTGGTAGTTCAGGGCAGTAAAAGTAGAATATTCCGTAACACGGATCGGGTATAGGTGGCAGGAAATAGGTTTTTGCCAGTCTACAGCGCCATCTTCATAAGCTTTTTCAATGCCACATTTTGTGATTCCTTTTTCATCAAAAGTTACATAAGCACATTCGCGGTCCTCCACCATAGGCGTAACGTACATTCCGTCCATAGGATCAGTGGTCCATGTGCCTTGCTCTTCAAGGGCTTTGATGCCTTCCTGGGTAAGGTACGGCTTTATTTTATCAAAAATACTGTCTAAAATCTCAAGTTCGTCCTTATCTAGCGGAGCACCTACATCTCCTTCCACACAACATGCACCTTTACATTTCGAAAGGTTGCAAACAAATTCTTCGGAAAATACATCCTCTGAAATCAATTTATCGTCTATCTGAATCATAATCTTTAAAATAAATTAAAATATGTACCTGCTTTAAAAGCAATCATACTTATAATGATAAGCCACAGGCTTACCTCCTGCATCCAGTACTTAGGCAAAAATCTCATCATCCTGCTCAGGATAATACTTGATGGGAATGCCAGGAGCAGTAAATACTCGTAATTTTTATTCATATACAGAATAATGGTAACCAGCTGTGCCAGCGAAAATACAAGCAGGAATGTGTATTTGTAGCGGCTTATAGGGCTTTTCTTATTGTAGTTTTTAAAATGGTCGTACACTGCATAAATAAGCATCAGCAGAACAGGAACCAACGGCAGCAGGTCCGTATAATCCGTCATAGGTCTCATCCTTCCAAACGGGAAATAATCAATATTCCATGTAGTGAAGTGGAAAAAGAACATAATGGAAAAATAACTGAATGCAATCAGTACAATTCCCAAAAGAAACCTGAAGAGGTTTAAGCTTATTTTTTGAGAAGTAGCAATAACGTGAACAATCACGAAAAGGGCCATAGGCCAAGTAGTGGGCAGGAAAATAAAGTTGAGCGCTACAATAGCTCCTACCAGGACATAGGATTTCTTCCTTATATCTTCATCAGCACTCGTCAGAAGCAGTAAGAGAAAGGAATTGGTAAGCAGCGAAACGGCAATTCCGATGTCCAGATTTCCCGGATACAGCCCGAAAATAAAAAACGTATATAAAAACAACGGCAGATGCGTCTGGTAATTAAGGGCAATACTGTGAAAACAGAAATATCCCA
Protein-coding sequences here:
- a CDS encoding trigger factor, encoding MKVTAQNHDDVSALLTVTLEKSDYKEKVEKQLINYAKNAQVPGFRKGKVPLSMVKKQYEAGIAFEEINKQVSDALNNYVNENKLRLVGQPVPQPVNELDYNADKIEVAFEVGYEPEFTIDLAKYEAPHYKVEASDKEITKSIENMQRRFAEQVPQDKITKDSYIALEISQVVEEDAEGEHHHHPKNVTITAENKEAFKLVKSLKMDGSVKVSKETLAGDEELAKELGFSKEEVEHLHHAEVEVKVKDFYSLNLAELNQELFDKVYGEGTIKSEEELKEKVKSELDEYFQQNADVHYVNKVLEQVTEKEEVKLPENFLVKWLLFSNQNIQSEEQAKEILNAEKSQLRYQIIEGKLMTDNEIKLDYADVLAQAEQLVRNQLAIYGIHHLGDEEIQKYAVEMLKDQEQVRQISSEVAMAKLKDVILEKASKKETKISHDEFLEELKK
- a CDS encoding DUF3109 family protein is translated as MIQIDDKLISEDVFSEEFVCNLSKCKGACCVEGDVGAPLDKDELEILDSIFDKIKPYLTQEGIKALEEQGTWTTDPMDGMYVTPMVEDRECAYVTFDEKGITKCGIEKAYEDGAVDWQKPISCHLYPIRVTEYSTFTALNYHEWSVCSDACTLGKELQVPVYKFLKTPLTRKYGEDFYNVLCEAADEWKAAYGS
- a CDS encoding DUF6427 family protein yields the protein MFKLLSKESNIFSIPVYIGFLLLVVVIFNILNFNTYEAIIAGITFLGIALGYFCFHSIALNYQTHLPLFLYTFFIFGLYPGNLDIGIAVSLLTNSFLLLLLTSADEDIRKKSYVLVGAIVALNFIFLPTTWPMALFVIVHVIATSQKISLNLFRFLLGIVLIAFSYFSIMFFFHFTTWNIDYFPFGRMRPMTDYTDLLPLVPVLLMLIYAVYDHFKNYNKKSPISRYKYTFLLVFSLAQLVTIILYMNKNYEYLLLLAFPSSIILSRMMRFLPKYWMQEVSLWLIIISMIAFKAGTYFNLF